The following proteins are encoded in a genomic region of Sorangiineae bacterium MSr12523:
- a CDS encoding flippase-like domain-containing protein yields MKRHKGKLVASFLITLGIWLTLHKGGLKIVPEGGDFHAVRWWVVPCYVVILAAIAWFRSIRWRFLLRAVTDVPKKRLFTTAMVGFTAILLMPFRIGEFVRPYMLHAKQGAKPGEKPISLTAATSSVVAERVIDGLYVSVVLALALLLVPTVDPLPDRVVGIPVSVKQVRMSGYAMFGLFGVASITIATFYFARAWAHRTTLLVVGKVSPSLAERLAGMAEKLADGLHVFGRGRDLLGFLFETTIYWALNACGMWLLAWGCGVTHADGTAVTFGEACTLMGMLSCAVIIPGPPGMLGVFQAGVYSGMTMYYPTSIVTGPGAAYVFLMYASQIAFQLLAGALGLLMEGTRGLEVLERGEVPGPE; encoded by the coding sequence TTGAAACGACACAAGGGCAAACTCGTCGCCTCGTTCCTCATCACACTGGGCATTTGGCTCACCCTTCACAAAGGCGGGCTCAAGATCGTCCCGGAGGGCGGTGACTTCCATGCGGTTCGATGGTGGGTCGTACCTTGCTACGTCGTCATCCTCGCGGCGATTGCCTGGTTTCGCAGCATACGATGGCGATTCTTGCTGCGCGCAGTGACCGACGTGCCGAAGAAGCGATTGTTCACGACCGCCATGGTGGGATTCACGGCCATTCTCCTGATGCCCTTCCGCATTGGCGAGTTCGTCCGCCCATACATGCTCCATGCGAAACAGGGAGCAAAGCCTGGCGAAAAGCCCATCTCGCTGACCGCGGCGACGAGCAGCGTCGTGGCCGAGCGTGTCATCGATGGGCTCTATGTGAGCGTCGTTCTGGCCTTGGCTCTCCTGCTCGTGCCCACGGTCGATCCCCTCCCCGATCGCGTCGTAGGCATACCGGTATCCGTCAAACAGGTGCGGATGAGTGGATATGCGATGTTCGGCCTATTCGGCGTGGCCTCCATCACCATCGCGACATTCTACTTCGCACGCGCGTGGGCGCATCGGACGACGCTTCTCGTGGTGGGCAAGGTTTCGCCTTCGCTCGCCGAGCGCCTCGCGGGAATGGCCGAAAAGCTCGCGGATGGCCTGCATGTCTTCGGGCGAGGGCGTGACCTGCTCGGGTTCCTCTTCGAGACGACCATCTACTGGGCTCTGAATGCGTGCGGCATGTGGTTGCTCGCGTGGGGATGCGGCGTGACCCATGCCGATGGCACGGCGGTCACCTTCGGAGAGGCGTGCACCCTCATGGGCATGCTGAGCTGCGCCGTCATCATTCCAGGGCCTCCGGGCATGCTCGGTGTGTTCCAGGCGGGCGTGTACTCGGGCATGACGATGTACTACCCGACGAGCATCGTGACCGGCCCAGGCGCCGCCTATGTATTTCTCATGTACGCTTCGCAGATCGCATTCCAGTTGCTCGCGGGAGCGCTCGGGCTGCTGATGGAAGGCACCCGCGGCCTCGAGGTCCTGGAACGTGGAGAGGTGCCAGGCCCCGAATGA
- a CDS encoding helix-turn-helix transcriptional regulator, with translation MASARTKTPRPGTPVRGSRTGRPIMALLDLLGRRWALRVLWELRDAPATFRALRERCDDISPTVLNARLKELRESGIVELSDDEGYRLTDRGVALRNALVPIAEWADTWGGGGGRKRPS, from the coding sequence ATGGCATCTGCGCGCACGAAAACACCTCGCCCTGGCACGCCCGTGCGCGGATCGCGGACGGGGCGCCCCATCATGGCCCTGCTCGATCTCCTCGGGCGCAGGTGGGCGTTGCGCGTGCTCTGGGAGCTTCGCGACGCGCCCGCGACCTTTCGCGCGCTGCGCGAGCGGTGTGACGACATTTCGCCCACCGTTCTCAATGCGCGACTCAAGGAATTGCGCGAGTCGGGCATCGTCGAGCTCTCGGACGACGAGGGCTATCGCCTCACCGACCGCGGCGTAGCCTTGCGAAACGCACTCGTCCCAATCGCCGAATGGGCCGATACCTGGGGTGGCGGCGGCGGCCGAAAAAGGCCGAGCTAG
- a CDS encoding EamA family transporter, with product MEIVLLTLACAVFYSIFAIFAGLAGGKIDDWLASVFYNGVGTVVPLIVYWASSDRGKTTWRGALLAGVAGVGIMLFSVVLARIYTRGGNLSFVVPALYGGAIVLSSLFGWLVLKERVSSLQAAGLAFIVAGIACIVVAKLQKV from the coding sequence GTGGAAATTGTCCTTCTTACCCTTGCGTGTGCCGTCTTCTATTCGATCTTTGCCATCTTTGCGGGCCTGGCCGGCGGCAAAATCGACGATTGGCTCGCCTCGGTTTTCTACAATGGAGTCGGCACCGTCGTGCCCTTGATCGTGTATTGGGCTTCGTCGGACCGGGGCAAAACGACGTGGCGCGGCGCCTTGCTCGCGGGCGTCGCGGGCGTGGGCATCATGCTCTTTTCCGTCGTGCTGGCGCGCATCTACACGCGCGGGGGAAATCTCTCGTTCGTGGTTCCTGCTTTGTATGGCGGCGCCATCGTATTGAGCTCCCTGTTCGGGTGGCTCGTGTTGAAAGAGCGGGTTAGTAGCCTCCAGGCCGCGGGGCTCGCCTTCATCGTCGCGGGCATTGCCTGCATCGTGGTGGCCAAGCTACAAAAAGTGTAG
- a CDS encoding carboxymuconolactone decarboxylase family protein — protein sequence MTARIAPLTPPYTPEVQASLEKWMPPGAAVEPLVLFRTMARYSLLSDRMRGLGAVFLGHGLLPKRVRELLILRTCARCHAEYEWGVHVTAFAALVGLDPEAVASTLRPASGEDLDAVLLRFVDELHDTGTVSDPTWETLASHFEPNAMLEMLSMVGFYHAISFIANAARLPLEPWAARMSGA from the coding sequence ATGACCGCGCGAATCGCCCCGCTTACGCCGCCATATACGCCCGAGGTGCAGGCTTCCCTCGAGAAATGGATGCCTCCCGGAGCCGCCGTCGAGCCGCTCGTGCTTTTTCGCACCATGGCGCGCTATTCCCTTTTGAGCGACCGCATGCGCGGCCTCGGCGCCGTATTTCTCGGCCACGGCCTGCTTCCAAAGAGGGTTCGTGAGCTTCTCATTTTGAGAACGTGCGCCCGCTGCCACGCCGAATACGAGTGGGGCGTCCACGTCACCGCCTTCGCCGCCTTGGTTGGCCTGGACCCCGAGGCCGTCGCCTCCACCTTGCGCCCCGCATCGGGCGAGGATCTCGACGCGGTCCTACTGCGCTTCGTCGACGAGCTGCACGACACGGGCACCGTCTCCGACCCAACATGGGAGACTTTGGCATCTCACTTCGAGCCAAACGCGATGCTCGAAATGCTCTCCATGGTCGGCTTCTACCACGCCATCTCCTTCATCGCGAACGCCGCCCGTCTCCCCTTGGAGCCATGGGCCGCGCGCATGTCCGGAGCGTAA
- a CDS encoding DNA/RNA non-specific endonuclease encodes MKQAIPIVRLICSALFVVSAGCGGEAMDDLRGADDAQGNGKPPDNGAVEQADAQSPEDEGADLADERPPDDKLAAQAGDEELSDGQTARQALEEEAPEDQLEAAAEPCAKFLDKNKIYRARWTYTTDDRGRAHIAQAGHLYNLRTRARTPCETTVGGWGGVGFDGSHLIAATLDGISQRYNLVPFPKIANVGPMKVFENLARDCMSTQATLNPQVDNYTVVAVYNRNNTGVIPDRIQMSMDYVTRVHNTIHRSTIRVNIPNSTSSAYMKRLSNDIRKQGRDVGCRS; translated from the coding sequence ATGAAACAGGCCATACCTATTGTTAGGCTCATCTGCTCTGCGCTGTTCGTGGTGAGTGCGGGCTGCGGCGGCGAGGCCATGGATGATCTGCGGGGAGCGGATGATGCGCAGGGAAACGGGAAGCCGCCGGACAACGGCGCAGTCGAGCAAGCCGACGCGCAATCGCCGGAGGACGAGGGGGCCGACCTCGCCGACGAGCGGCCGCCGGATGACAAACTCGCCGCGCAGGCTGGAGACGAGGAGTTATCAGATGGCCAGACGGCGAGGCAGGCCTTGGAGGAGGAGGCGCCGGAGGACCAGCTCGAGGCGGCCGCCGAACCATGCGCTAAGTTCTTGGACAAGAATAAGATATACAGAGCTCGATGGACCTATACGACGGACGATCGAGGTCGTGCGCATATCGCTCAGGCGGGCCATCTTTATAACCTTCGCACTCGCGCCAGGACGCCCTGCGAAACGACTGTGGGCGGCTGGGGTGGGGTTGGCTTCGATGGTTCACACCTCATCGCAGCTACGCTGGACGGTATAAGTCAGCGCTACAACCTCGTTCCGTTCCCAAAGATCGCGAACGTCGGGCCCATGAAAGTGTTCGAAAACTTGGCCAGAGACTGTATGAGCACCCAGGCAACTCTGAACCCGCAAGTGGACAACTACACTGTCGTGGCCGTGTACAACCGAAACAACACAGGTGTCATACCTGACAGAATTCAGATGTCCATGGACTACGTGACGAGGGTGCACAATACAATCCACAGATCTACGATTAGGGTCAACATCCCGAACAGCACGTCTAGCGCGTACATGAAGAGGCTCAGTAACGATATACGCAAACAAGGCAGGGACGTGGGATGCAGGAGCTGA
- a CDS encoding glycoside hydrolase family 78 protein codes for MKTASLRVAGTLMSALSIGVACAGPPSRDDPAASADERTLSSYELRVAGLRTEYRVNPLGIDVEQPRFDWQLLSEAAGKRQTAYRILVASTREALADNRGDLWDSGKVSSDETTQISYVGARISSRQRAWWKVRVWDEKGTATAWSETAWWERALSTGDWQAKWIASSTPAPTLNSAQWIWFPEGDPVTSAPAGERYFRKSFTLPAGANITAATCIMTVDDEFELFVNGTSLGYAKRWEDVKRFNFEHLLTPGTNVLAVRAVNTSQSPAGLLARADIAFTTGASSSITFTSDASWKASASSSPAWSTALFDDSAWPSAKALAAYGGGPWGKPKAGSAPVYLRTDFRTEKPKRARIYATALGVYEVWLNGQKVGDEYLTPGFTDYRQRLQVQTYDVTALLADGDNALGAVVADGWYNGKVGFVGRGDHFGAGPNRALVQLEIERHDGTRTIVASNDTWKSHEGPIVAADLLDGEVYDARNELDGWSTAHYDDGAWPAVQVIPNDAPSRALVADVTAGVRSTQELTPVSVQEMRPGVFLFDLGQNMVGRARLRVQGARGSTLQLRFGEVLNPDGTLYTDNLRGAKATDVYTLRGGAEEIFDPHFTTHGFRYVELSGDTAALAKKPDASTITGVVLHSYMTPSGAFATSSSLINRLQSNIVWGQRGNFVSVPTDCPQRDERLGWLGDAQVFARTSTFNMDVASFFTKWTRDVDDAQSPNGAFPDFAPSFSTWGSTPAWGDAGVIVPWTMYLAYGDTRILREHYAAMVRWVEHIRTANPDFLWRNQRGSDYGDWLSIDADTDKEVLATAFYAHSVDLVARIARILGEDADAHTYGALFASIKDAFKNAYVGADGTVRSNTQTVYALALRFELLPENLRSLAASHLMADVEARGHLSTGFVGVAHLLPVLTAYGRVDLAYRLLNTDTFPSWLYSVNKGATTIWERWDGIRPNGQFQDPGMNSFNHYSLGSVGEWMYATIAGIELDEAHPGYKHFFVRPRPGGGLESASGKLDTIHGTIVSDWKIAGRVFSLNVTVPPNTTATVSVPFGGGERTVASGQYTFAARLPDGGP; via the coding sequence ATGAAGACGGCATCTCTTCGTGTTGCGGGCACCCTGATGAGCGCTCTCTCGATCGGCGTCGCATGTGCGGGGCCTCCATCGAGGGACGACCCAGCCGCATCCGCCGACGAGCGTACCCTGTCCTCCTACGAACTTCGTGTGGCGGGCCTGCGGACGGAGTACCGCGTGAACCCGTTGGGCATCGACGTCGAGCAGCCGCGGTTCGATTGGCAGCTGCTCTCCGAAGCGGCGGGCAAACGCCAGACGGCGTACCGCATCCTCGTGGCGAGTACGCGCGAGGCCCTCGCCGACAACCGCGGCGATCTCTGGGACAGCGGCAAGGTCTCCTCCGACGAAACCACCCAAATTTCCTATGTTGGAGCACGAATTTCATCGCGCCAGCGGGCCTGGTGGAAGGTCCGAGTCTGGGACGAGAAGGGCACGGCCACGGCGTGGAGCGAGACGGCATGGTGGGAGCGCGCACTCTCCACCGGCGATTGGCAGGCCAAGTGGATCGCGTCCTCCACACCCGCGCCGACGTTGAACTCCGCGCAGTGGATCTGGTTTCCCGAAGGCGATCCCGTCACCAGTGCGCCCGCCGGTGAGCGCTATTTCCGAAAGTCGTTCACCCTGCCCGCGGGCGCCAACATCACCGCCGCGACGTGCATCATGACCGTCGACGACGAGTTCGAACTCTTCGTCAATGGAACGAGCCTGGGCTACGCGAAGCGCTGGGAGGATGTGAAACGTTTCAATTTCGAGCATTTGCTGACACCCGGAACCAACGTCCTCGCCGTTCGCGCCGTGAACACTTCGCAGAGCCCCGCAGGCCTGCTCGCTCGCGCGGACATCGCCTTCACCACCGGCGCGTCCTCGAGCATCACCTTCACCAGCGACGCCTCCTGGAAAGCCTCCGCATCCTCCTCTCCGGCCTGGTCGACCGCCCTTTTCGACGACTCCGCGTGGCCCTCCGCAAAGGCGCTCGCGGCGTATGGCGGCGGCCCGTGGGGCAAACCGAAGGCCGGCTCGGCCCCGGTTTACCTGCGCACGGATTTTCGGACCGAAAAGCCCAAACGCGCGCGCATCTACGCCACGGCCCTCGGCGTGTACGAAGTGTGGCTCAATGGCCAAAAGGTCGGCGACGAGTACCTCACGCCCGGCTTTACCGATTACCGCCAGCGGCTCCAAGTCCAGACCTACGACGTGACCGCGCTGCTCGCGGACGGTGACAACGCGCTCGGTGCCGTCGTGGCGGACGGCTGGTACAACGGCAAAGTCGGCTTCGTAGGCCGCGGTGACCACTTTGGCGCCGGTCCGAACCGCGCGCTCGTCCAGCTCGAGATCGAGCGCCACGATGGCACGCGCACCATCGTGGCCAGCAACGACACCTGGAAGTCCCACGAGGGGCCCATCGTCGCGGCCGATCTGCTCGACGGGGAAGTCTACGACGCCCGTAACGAGCTCGATGGCTGGTCCACGGCCCATTATGACGATGGCGCCTGGCCAGCCGTCCAAGTCATCCCGAACGACGCCCCCAGTCGCGCCCTCGTGGCTGACGTCACCGCGGGGGTGCGCTCGACGCAGGAGCTCACCCCCGTGTCGGTCCAGGAAATGCGTCCCGGCGTTTTCCTTTTCGACCTCGGGCAAAACATGGTCGGTCGCGCGCGGCTCCGCGTGCAGGGCGCTCGTGGGAGCACGCTCCAACTTCGCTTCGGCGAGGTGCTCAATCCCGACGGAACGCTGTACACCGACAATTTGCGCGGTGCCAAGGCGACGGACGTGTACACCTTGCGGGGTGGCGCGGAAGAGATCTTCGACCCGCACTTCACCACGCATGGTTTCCGCTACGTCGAGCTTTCGGGCGATACGGCGGCCCTTGCCAAGAAGCCCGACGCCAGCACGATCACCGGCGTCGTCTTGCACTCGTACATGACGCCGTCGGGCGCCTTCGCGACATCGTCGTCGCTCATCAATCGTCTGCAGAGCAACATCGTGTGGGGCCAGCGAGGCAACTTCGTCTCCGTGCCCACGGATTGTCCGCAGCGCGATGAGCGCCTCGGTTGGCTTGGCGATGCGCAAGTCTTTGCAAGAACGTCGACCTTCAACATGGACGTGGCCAGCTTCTTCACGAAATGGACCCGCGACGTGGACGATGCGCAATCGCCCAACGGGGCATTTCCCGACTTTGCGCCGAGCTTCAGCACCTGGGGCAGCACCCCCGCCTGGGGCGATGCCGGCGTCATCGTCCCCTGGACCATGTACCTCGCCTACGGTGACACACGCATTTTGCGCGAGCATTACGCGGCCATGGTGCGATGGGTCGAGCATATTCGAACGGCAAATCCCGATTTTCTATGGCGAAACCAGCGCGGCAGTGATTACGGCGATTGGCTATCCATCGACGCCGATACCGACAAGGAAGTCCTGGCCACTGCCTTTTACGCGCATAGCGTCGATCTCGTTGCGCGCATCGCACGCATTCTCGGCGAAGATGCCGATGCCCATACCTACGGCGCGCTCTTCGCATCCATCAAAGATGCATTCAAGAACGCCTATGTCGGCGCCGACGGCACCGTCCGCAGCAATACGCAAACCGTGTACGCGCTCGCGCTTCGCTTCGAGCTCCTCCCTGAAAACCTACGCAGCCTCGCCGCGAGCCATCTCATGGCGGACGTCGAGGCCCGTGGTCACCTCAGCACGGGATTCGTCGGCGTCGCGCACCTGCTGCCCGTGCTTACGGCCTATGGCCGCGTGGATCTCGCATACCGTCTTTTGAACACGGACACATTCCCCTCGTGGCTTTACTCCGTCAACAAAGGCGCCACCACCATTTGGGAGCGCTGGGACGGCATCCGCCCCAATGGGCAATTTCAAGATCCGGGGATGAACTCGTTCAATCACTATTCACTCGGCTCGGTCGGCGAATGGATGTACGCCACCATCGCGGGCATCGAACTGGACGAGGCCCACCCCGGGTACAAGCACTTCTTCGTGCGTCCCCGCCCGGGCGGCGGTCTCGAGTCTGCGAGTGGAAAGCTCGATACCATTCACGGCACCATCGTCAGCGATTGGAAAATCGCGGGTCGGGTCTTTTCGCTGAACGTCACGGTCCCGCCCAACACCACCGCCACGGTCAGCGTCCCATTCGGGGGCGGTGAACGCACCGTTGCCTCAGGCCAGTACACCTTTGCGGCACGCTTGCCGGATGGCGGACCGTAG
- a CDS encoding LysR family transcriptional regulator, translating into MAISIMRLTQLRQADLNLLVVFAVLAEERSVSRSASRLALSQPAVSRALQRLRDLFRDDLLIRTATGYEPTPKGQRMLSELSAILPRLDRMLAGADFDPAEESATFRIACTDNAAQVICPSLCRTILPASKRVTFQFLAWHDGSLEELEHGRLDLALNADDGHAPERFHREVIYEDEFVCVVSKDSPHTRRITLKQYANGLHIGIGTLAGRQTIPEQRLMALGYQRTCVLEVPYFVAAMRCIPGTDLIATLPKRLMAGEPHDPRIRVLEPPPELTGFRYLMIWHPRVHTDAAHTWLRSAIRQACRKGVLA; encoded by the coding sequence GTGGCAATATCGATTATGCGTCTGACGCAACTCCGACAGGCCGATCTAAACCTACTGGTCGTCTTTGCCGTCCTGGCGGAGGAGCGCAGCGTCTCGCGCTCGGCATCGCGCTTGGCGCTGAGCCAGCCTGCGGTGAGCCGCGCCCTCCAACGTCTGCGCGACCTCTTTCGTGACGATTTGTTGATTCGCACGGCCACCGGCTACGAGCCCACGCCCAAAGGACAGCGAATGCTCTCGGAGCTTTCGGCGATCCTTCCACGGCTCGATCGCATGCTGGCGGGGGCCGACTTCGATCCGGCCGAGGAAAGCGCCACCTTCCGCATCGCTTGCACCGACAACGCCGCGCAGGTGATTTGCCCATCGCTGTGCCGCACGATCTTGCCGGCGTCGAAGCGGGTCACGTTCCAGTTCCTCGCCTGGCACGATGGCTCGCTCGAAGAGCTGGAGCACGGCCGGCTGGACCTCGCCTTGAATGCCGACGACGGCCACGCGCCCGAGCGATTCCACCGCGAGGTCATCTACGAGGACGAATTCGTCTGCGTCGTCTCCAAGGACAGCCCGCACACGAGGCGCATCACGCTCAAGCAGTACGCGAATGGCCTGCACATTGGAATTGGCACCTTGGCCGGCCGCCAAACGATTCCCGAACAGCGCCTGATGGCCCTGGGCTACCAACGCACCTGCGTGCTCGAGGTTCCCTATTTCGTCGCCGCCATGCGCTGCATTCCGGGCACGGATCTAATTGCGACCCTCCCCAAACGACTCATGGCCGGCGAGCCCCACGATCCGCGCATCCGCGTCTTGGAACCGCCCCCGGAGCTCACCGGCTTTCGCTATTTGATGATCTGGCACCCCCGCGTCCATACCGACGCGGCCCACACCTGGCTACGGTCCGCCATCCGGCAAGCGTGCCGCAAAGGTGTACTGGCCTGA
- a CDS encoding SDR family oxidoreductase: MAQVKKGAIVTGASRGIGKAVALRLAKDGFAVVVNYAGNSAKAQEVVAEIEAAGGFAVAIQADVSDEKDVKRLFVDSLQALGRLDVVVNCAGVMPLFPIAGADVAAFDRVIATNLRGAFLMLSQAATHVQSGGRIIAFSTSAIPKAFANYGAYLAAKAGVETLVHVLANELRGRNVTVNSVAPGPTGTDLFLNGKTEAQIDQLAKLAPLERIGQPEEIASVVAFLAGPDGSWVNSQVVRTNGGFSF; encoded by the coding sequence ATGGCACAGGTTAAAAAAGGGGCAATCGTGACGGGGGCTTCGCGTGGCATCGGCAAGGCGGTGGCACTTCGCTTGGCCAAGGACGGGTTCGCCGTCGTGGTGAACTACGCAGGCAATTCGGCCAAGGCGCAGGAGGTGGTGGCGGAGATCGAAGCGGCCGGTGGGTTTGCCGTCGCGATTCAGGCCGACGTCAGTGACGAGAAGGATGTGAAGCGGCTCTTCGTCGATTCGCTGCAAGCGCTTGGCAGGCTCGACGTGGTGGTGAATTGCGCGGGCGTGATGCCCCTGTTTCCCATAGCTGGGGCCGATGTCGCGGCGTTCGATCGGGTGATTGCGACCAACCTCCGCGGAGCGTTCCTCATGCTGTCGCAGGCGGCAACGCACGTTCAATCGGGCGGTCGCATCATCGCGTTCTCCACCAGCGCGATCCCCAAGGCATTCGCGAACTATGGCGCCTACCTCGCGGCCAAAGCGGGTGTCGAGACGCTGGTGCACGTTCTCGCCAACGAGCTGCGCGGTCGCAATGTCACCGTCAACTCGGTGGCTCCTGGCCCGACGGGGACGGACCTGTTTCTCAACGGCAAGACGGAAGCCCAGATCGACCAGTTGGCCAAGCTCGCCCCGCTCGAGCGCATCGGCCAACCCGAGGAGATTGCCAGCGTCGTGGCCTTTCTCGCCGGGCCGGATGGCAGCTGGGTCAATTCGCAAGTGGTGCGCACCAACGGTGGCTTCTCTTTTTGA
- a CDS encoding SDR family oxidoreductase: MKNVILITGASSGMGALTARELARAGHTVYASMRDIKGRNAAQADAAKTFAEQTNTDLRAIEMDIASQSSVDAAVRRIVSASGGVDVLVHNAGHMVFGPAEAFTPEQYAELFDTNVLGTQRVNRSVLPLMRARGKGLLVWVSSSSVRGGTPPYLAPYFAAKAAMDQLAVSYAGELVRWGIETSIVVPGAFTIGTNHFRNAGQPADAARAAEYHHGPYAGFGDDLLKGLASTEPPDSDVGDVARAIADVVSRPHGKRPFRVHIDPASDGSQVVSDVGDRIRAEFLRRIGQGDILKVKAS, translated from the coding sequence ATGAAAAACGTCATCCTCATCACCGGAGCTTCCAGCGGCATGGGCGCCCTCACGGCGCGCGAACTCGCCCGGGCAGGGCACACCGTTTATGCCAGCATGCGCGACATCAAGGGGCGCAACGCGGCCCAGGCCGATGCCGCGAAGACCTTCGCCGAGCAGACGAACACCGATCTGCGCGCCATCGAGATGGACATTGCGTCGCAGTCGTCGGTCGATGCGGCCGTGCGCCGCATCGTGAGTGCGAGCGGCGGGGTGGACGTGCTCGTTCACAATGCGGGGCACATGGTCTTCGGCCCCGCGGAAGCCTTTACGCCGGAACAATATGCGGAATTGTTCGATACCAACGTTCTCGGCACGCAGCGCGTGAACCGCTCGGTTTTGCCCCTCATGCGTGCACGCGGCAAAGGTCTTCTCGTCTGGGTCTCCAGTTCCTCGGTACGCGGAGGCACGCCTCCGTATCTGGCGCCCTACTTTGCCGCGAAGGCGGCCATGGACCAGCTCGCGGTGAGCTACGCCGGAGAGCTCGTGCGCTGGGGAATCGAGACATCGATCGTCGTGCCGGGGGCATTCACCATCGGAACGAACCACTTCCGGAACGCCGGCCAGCCCGCCGACGCCGCCCGCGCGGCGGAGTACCATCACGGCCCGTATGCCGGATTTGGCGACGACCTCCTCAAGGGCCTGGCCTCCACCGAGCCCCCCGACTCCGACGTGGGCGACGTGGCCCGCGCGATCGCCGATGTGGTGAGTCGCCCGCACGGCAAGCGTCCCTTCCGCGTCCACATCGATCCGGCCAGCGACGGCTCGCAAGTGGTCAGCGACGTGGGAGACCGCATCCGCGCGGAGTTCTTGCGCCGCATCGGCCAGGGAGACATCCTCAAGGTGAAAGCTTCGTAA
- a CDS encoding SRPBCC family protein — MFRKIAAGVAAVIVLFLIVVATRPSKFHVERSIDIAAPPQFAFDQVNDFHAWVDWSPYEKLDPKMQRTFEGPRAGTGAVYAWSSEAGAGAGRMTLQKSEKPSLITIELAFLKPMQATDVATFTFTPTATGTKATWALDGDMNFVSKAFGLFMDMDKMIGGDFERGLVSLKALSESTSKSHVEASN, encoded by the coding sequence ATGTTCCGTAAGATTGCTGCGGGCGTTGCTGCCGTCATCGTGTTGTTCCTCATCGTCGTGGCCACGCGCCCGTCGAAGTTCCACGTCGAGCGATCCATCGACATTGCTGCACCGCCGCAGTTCGCGTTCGATCAGGTCAACGACTTTCATGCTTGGGTAGACTGGTCGCCCTACGAGAAATTGGACCCGAAGATGCAGCGCACCTTCGAGGGGCCACGAGCCGGCACGGGCGCCGTATATGCTTGGTCGAGCGAAGCCGGGGCCGGCGCCGGCCGCATGACCCTTCAAAAGAGCGAGAAGCCGTCGCTCATCACCATCGAGCTCGCGTTCCTCAAGCCGATGCAGGCCACCGACGTGGCCACCTTCACGTTCACCCCGACGGCCACGGGCACGAAGGCCACGTGGGCACTCGACGGTGACATGAACTTCGTCTCCAAGGCGTTCGGCCTGTTCATGGACATGGACAAGATGATCGGCGGCGATTTCGAGCGCGGCCTCGTTTCCCTGAAGGCCCTCTCCGAAAGCACGTCGAAGTCCCACGTCGAGGCCTCCAACTGA
- a CDS encoding YciI family protein, translated as MRYLCIYKPRKDQEIAAEPSEAEMIAMGKLIDEMTRAGVLLSTEGCAPSSEGARLQRFGGETIVTDGPFAEAKELVAGFCLIQVETKAEAVAWGRRFLEVVGEGESEILRLFEPTDFGGCRAIAPEAT; from the coding sequence ATGCGATACCTATGCATTTACAAGCCGCGCAAGGACCAAGAGATCGCCGCGGAGCCCAGCGAGGCCGAGATGATTGCGATGGGAAAGCTCATCGACGAAATGACCCGGGCCGGTGTGCTGCTGTCGACCGAAGGATGCGCGCCCAGTTCGGAGGGCGCACGTTTGCAGCGCTTCGGCGGCGAGACCATCGTCACCGATGGGCCCTTCGCCGAGGCGAAGGAGCTGGTCGCGGGCTTCTGCCTCATTCAAGTGGAGACGAAGGCCGAGGCGGTCGCCTGGGGGCGCCGCTTTCTCGAGGTGGTTGGCGAAGGTGAGAGTGAGATTCTTCGGCTCTTCGAGCCAACCGACTTCGGCGGCTGCCGCGCCATCGCTCCTGAGGCGACCTAG